A window from Peromyscus eremicus chromosome 5, PerEre_H2_v1, whole genome shotgun sequence encodes these proteins:
- the Rtbdn gene encoding retbindin gives MAHKGHFQPSSLDWALRLILAWIFLVACGGSHPLQARLWGHAGLAANVGTSQLHLAGYPPSSVPRPSLRIQDPGSQTSPLPEPCCTSDIDGPEPSNPGILLESCGTPSPECEFFLGHLQRALRNRFHSLLLGVHRVQPLCLELCRIWFTTCEADLTCGRTWPQPSGKRDCEEASCRTYGQTFANAEDLCRTVLGHVLPVAAPGSRHCLNVSISSSPRARRSRAWISKAAGSGSGSGDSPE, from the exons ATGGCCCACAAAGGCCACTTTCAACCCAGCAGCCTGGACTGGGCCCTGCGACTGATCCTGGCATGGATCTTCTTGGTGGCCTGTGGAGGGAGCCACCCCCTGCAAGCTAGACTCTGGGGACACGCTGGGCTGGCAGCCAATGTGGGCACAAGCCAGCTGCACCTAGCAG GGTACCCTCCGTCCTCAGTTCCACGGCCTTCCCTGAGGATCCAAGATCCTGGTTCACAGACATCACCCCTGCCAGAACCTTGTTGTACCTCAGATATAGACGGACCAGAGCCATCAAACCCAGGGATCCTTCTAGAAAGCTGCGGTACGCCGAGCCCGGA ATGTGAATTCTTCCTGGGACACCTTCAACGTGCCCTCCGCAATCGCTTCCACTCGCTGCTGCTGGGGGTACACCGAGTGCAGCCTCTCTGCCTGGAGCTCTGCCGGATTTG GTTCACCACCTGCGAAGCAGATCTTACCTGTGGCCGGACCTGGCCGCAGCCCTCTGGGAAGAGAGACTGTGAAGAAGCCAGCTGCCGGACCTACGGGCAG ACCTTCGCCAACGCGGAAGACCTGTGTCGCACGGTTCTGGGCCACGTACTGCCGGTGGCAGCTCCTGGCTCACGTCACTGTCTGAAcgtctccatctcctcctctccacgCGCCCGCCGCTCTCGCGCCTGGATCTCGAAGGCTGcaggcagcggcagcggcagcggcgacAGCCCTGAGTAG